A single genomic interval of Spinacia oleracea cultivar Varoflay chromosome 6, BTI_SOV_V1, whole genome shotgun sequence harbors:
- the LOC110778678 gene encoding 5-amino-6-(5-phospho-D-ribitylamino)uracil phosphatase, chloroplastic isoform X2, whose translation MALNQCLHKKRVERVVMRSRGSIVALAVELTQEAYAFKEEEQIPRTWNYNIDSDTDSIPGVWPPNNKADNPSLHNPLLRLERMGCGWLGAIFEWEGVIIDDNPDLEKQAWLTLSQEEGKTPPPTFLLKRVEGMKNEQAISEVLCWSRDPGELRRLGLRKEEIYQRLQGGIYSLRSGSREFVDILMTYKIPMALVSTRPRKTLEAAIGDIGIEGVFSVIVAAEDVHRGKPDPEMFIYAAQLLKFIPERCIVFGNSNQTVEAAHDARMKCVAVASKHPVYELGAADMVVRHLDELSVVDLKNLAAVESPEFQEPELEMEEEIEEDRSSRPTGVDDIFW comes from the coding sequence ATGGCTCTGAATCAATGTTTACACAAGAAGAGAGTTGAGAGGGTAGTTATGAGATCAAGGGGTTCTATTGTAGCTCTTGCAGTGGAATTGACACAAGAGGCTTACGCCTTTAAAGAAGAGGAACAAATACCACGAACTTGGAACTATAACATTGATTCTGACACTGATTCAATACCGGGCGTTTGGCCTCCAAATAACAAGGCTGATAATCCATCTTTGCATAACCCTTTGCTTCGGCTTGAAAGGATGGGTTGTGGTTGGCTAGGTGCTATATTTGAGTGGGAAGGTGTTATAATTGATGATAATCCTGATCTTGAGAAGCAAGCTTggttaactctttctcaagaaGAAGGAAAGACACCTCCACCGACTTTCCTACTTAAAAGGGTAGAAGGGATGAAAAACGAACAAGCGATTTCTGAAGTCCTGTGCTGGTCTAGAGATCCAGGTGAGCTTCGAAGGTTGGGTTTGAGGAAAGAGGAGATATATCAGAGATTACAAGGTGGTATTTATAGTTTGAGATCAGGGTCTAGGGAATTTGTGGATATACTCATGACATATAAAATTCCCATGGCACTTGTTTCTACTCGCCCTAGAAAAACTTTGGAGGCTGCAATTGGGGATATTGGGATTGAAGGGGTGTTCAGTGTGATTGTTGCTGCTGAGGATGTTCACAGGGGTAAGCCTGATCCCGAGATGTTCATATACGCGGCACAACTTCTGAAATTTATACCGGAGAGGTGCATTGTGTTTGGGAACTCGAACCAGACTGTGGAAGCAGCACATGATGCCCGGATGAAGTGTGTGGCTGTTGCTAGCAAGCATCCCGTCTATGAGCTTGGTGCTGCAGATATGGTTGTCAGGCATTTAGACGAGCTTTCAGTTGTGGATCTAAAGAATCTTGCTGCTGTAGAATCGCCTGAATTTCAAGAACCGGAGTTGGAGATGGAGGAAGAAATCGAGGAAGACAGGTCGTCCAGGCCAACAGGAGTGGATGATATCTTCTGGTAA
- the LOC110778678 gene encoding 5-amino-6-(5-phospho-D-ribitylamino)uracil phosphatase, chloroplastic isoform X1, with translation MMVEAIATTSLVGYRPLYGGRGPGDASYRKKSTGSCRFPVARLIGGKMALNQCLHKKRVERVVMRSRGSIVALAVELTQEAYAFKEEEQIPRTWNYNIDSDTDSIPGVWPPNNKADNPSLHNPLLRLERMGCGWLGAIFEWEGVIIDDNPDLEKQAWLTLSQEEGKTPPPTFLLKRVEGMKNEQAISEVLCWSRDPGELRRLGLRKEEIYQRLQGGIYSLRSGSREFVDILMTYKIPMALVSTRPRKTLEAAIGDIGIEGVFSVIVAAEDVHRGKPDPEMFIYAAQLLKFIPERCIVFGNSNQTVEAAHDARMKCVAVASKHPVYELGAADMVVRHLDELSVVDLKNLAAVESPEFQEPELEMEEEIEEDRSSRPTGVDDIFW, from the coding sequence ATGATGGTTGAGGCAATTGCAACTACATCTCTTGTAGGCTACCGGCCGCTATACGGTGGCCGAGGTCCGGGGGATGCTAGTTACAGGAAAAAATCTACGGGGAGTTGCCGGTTCCCGGTGGCAAGGTTAATAGGGGGAAAGATGGCTCTGAATCAATGTTTACACAAGAAGAGAGTTGAGAGGGTAGTTATGAGATCAAGGGGTTCTATTGTAGCTCTTGCAGTGGAATTGACACAAGAGGCTTACGCCTTTAAAGAAGAGGAACAAATACCACGAACTTGGAACTATAACATTGATTCTGACACTGATTCAATACCGGGCGTTTGGCCTCCAAATAACAAGGCTGATAATCCATCTTTGCATAACCCTTTGCTTCGGCTTGAAAGGATGGGTTGTGGTTGGCTAGGTGCTATATTTGAGTGGGAAGGTGTTATAATTGATGATAATCCTGATCTTGAGAAGCAAGCTTggttaactctttctcaagaaGAAGGAAAGACACCTCCACCGACTTTCCTACTTAAAAGGGTAGAAGGGATGAAAAACGAACAAGCGATTTCTGAAGTCCTGTGCTGGTCTAGAGATCCAGGTGAGCTTCGAAGGTTGGGTTTGAGGAAAGAGGAGATATATCAGAGATTACAAGGTGGTATTTATAGTTTGAGATCAGGGTCTAGGGAATTTGTGGATATACTCATGACATATAAAATTCCCATGGCACTTGTTTCTACTCGCCCTAGAAAAACTTTGGAGGCTGCAATTGGGGATATTGGGATTGAAGGGGTGTTCAGTGTGATTGTTGCTGCTGAGGATGTTCACAGGGGTAAGCCTGATCCCGAGATGTTCATATACGCGGCACAACTTCTGAAATTTATACCGGAGAGGTGCATTGTGTTTGGGAACTCGAACCAGACTGTGGAAGCAGCACATGATGCCCGGATGAAGTGTGTGGCTGTTGCTAGCAAGCATCCCGTCTATGAGCTTGGTGCTGCAGATATGGTTGTCAGGCATTTAGACGAGCTTTCAGTTGTGGATCTAAAGAATCTTGCTGCTGTAGAATCGCCTGAATTTCAAGAACCGGAGTTGGAGATGGAGGAAGAAATCGAGGAAGACAGGTCGTCCAGGCCAACAGGAGTGGATGATATCTTCTGGTAA
- the LOC110778092 gene encoding AT-hook motif nuclear-localized protein 16 encodes MAGSIDMTTVHSVESNGIKDQTHQKPGIDSRGLLISSKVPKVMPLTAASADGEPIRRPRGRPAGSKNKPKPPIIITRESPNTLCAHAMEVSSGCDVNESLITFARKKQKGVCILSGTGYVTNVTLRHPSSQGPNAIVTLHGRFEILSLLGSILPPPVAPPGLTGLTVYLAGPQGQVVGGGVVGALVASGPVVIMAATFMNASFDRLPICEEENEVAAQNQCYQNNRRHHYQHIDVSDVCGAPQNYMSNGRALPPEVYSWASGRSLAKT; translated from the coding sequence ATGGCAGGGAGCATAGACATGACTACTGTACACTCGGTCGAATCGAACGGCATCAAAGACCAAACCCACCAGAAACCGGGAATCGATTCAAGAGGACTCCTCATCTCTTCCAAGGTACCAAAAGTGATGCCTCTAACAGCTGCTTCAGCTGATGGAGAGCCCATCCGAAGGCCTCGTGGAAGGCCCGCTGGGTCCAAGAACAAGCCCAAACCGCCAATCATCATCACGAGGGAAAGCCCGAATACACTTTGTGCGCACGCCATGGAGGTAAGCTCGGGTTGTGATGTCAATGAAAGCTTGATCACCTTTGCTAGAAAGAAGCAGAAAGGAGTGTGCATACTAAGTGGTACAGGGTATGTAACCAATGTTACTCTTAGGCACCCTTCTTCACAGGGCCCTAATGCCATTGTAACTCTCCATGGTCGATTTGAGATTCTCTCTCTCCTAGGATCCATACTTCCACCGCCAGTTGCACCGCCAGGGCTCACGGGTCTTACAGTTTACTTGGCGGGACCACAGGGGCAGGTCGTAGGTGGGGGAGTGGTGGGTGCCCTCGTTGCCTCCGGTCCTGTGGTTATTATGGCTGCTACTTTTATGAACGCGTCTTTTGATCGTTTACCTATTTGCGAGGAGGAGAATGAAGTTGCAGCTCAAAATCAATGTTACCAGAATAATCGCCGCCATCACTACCAGCATATTGATGTCTCTGATGTATGTGGTGCTCCCCAGAATTATATGAGCAATGGCAGGGCATTGCCTCCTGAAGTTTACTCCTGGGCTTCTGGTAGATCACTGGCAAAGACCTGA
- the LOC110778692 gene encoding uncharacterized protein, whose amino-acid sequence MVGRIVSHNDNRAEIKKTQLLNETHKPTIEEQSRNCSESEQELQNGAEPIGEVIRVSDNGIERKKHFKAFEYDGNLFKLEDTVLVVPEEGKVKPSVTMIKDIFQIEGEEGLIVRAQRFYRPEEVKKTGGGTWESRDARELFYSSHLDEFPADGVMHECVIHLVPLHKPLPDRKENPGFVVRKFYDYVNQKLRSLTVKDCKGVFPQSV is encoded by the exons atggtgGGAAGAATTGTATCTCACAACGACAATAGAGCTGAAATCAAGAAGACACAGCTTCTTAATGAAACCCATAAACCCACAATTGAAGAACAATCCAGAAATTGCAGCGAGAGCGAGCAAGAATTACAGAATGGTGCTGAGCCAATTGGCGAGGTTATTAGGGTTTCTGATAATGGGATAGAGAGAAAGAAGCATTTCAAGGCTTTTGAATACGATGGGAATCTTTTTAAACTT GAGGACACTGTTCTTGTGGTGCCAGAGGAAGGGAAGGTTAAGCCTTCTGTCACAATGATCAAG GACATTTTCCAAATTGAAGGCGAGGAGGGTTTGATAGTAAGAGCACAGCGATTTTATCGGCCTGAAGAGGTAAAGAAAACGGGGGGTGGAACCTGGGAATCACGCGATGCAAGGGAGCTTTTCTACAGTAGTCACCTTGATGAATTCCCTGCTGACGGTGTGATGCACGAGTGCGTGATACATCTTGTGCCTCTCCACAAACCGTTGCCTGATCGTAAAGAAAACCCTGGGTTTGTCGTACGCAAGTTCTACGACTATGTCAATCAGAAACTACGAAGTCTTACTGTCAAAGACTGCAAAGGTGTCTTTCCTCAGTCAGTATAG
- the LOC110778663 gene encoding glutamate--cysteine ligase, chloroplastic produces MALVYKAAVPLSMHAEPVRCEAVYKETCSNVSFLSRATVKKTNLLSLDVIKRERSRGLHTIVAASPPTEDPVVAAEPLTKEDLVGYLMSGCKPKENWRIGTEHEKFGFEIDTLRPMKYEQIAGLLNGIAERFDWDKVMEGDYIIGLKQGKQSISLEPGGQFELSGAPLETLHQTCAEVNSHLYQVKAVAEEMGIGFLGIGFQPKWGIQDIPVMPKGRYEIMRNYMPKVGSLGLDMMFRTCTVQVNLDFSSEADMIRKFRAGLALQPIATALFANSPFKEGKPNGYLSMRSHIWSDTDNNRAGMLPFVFDDSFGFEQYVDYALDVPMYFVYRNNKYVDCSGLSFRDFLKGKLPVLPGELPTLNDWENHLTTIFPEVRLKRYLEMRGADGGPWRRLCALPAFWVGLLYDEDSLQSVIDMTFDWTNEEREMLRNKVPKFGLKTPFRDGYVKHIAEDVLKLAKEGLEKRGYKELGFLNEVAEVVRTGVTPAERLLELYNGKWEQNVDPVFEELLY; encoded by the exons ATGGCACTAGTTTACAAGGCAGCTGTGCCATTGTCCATGCATGCTGAGCCAGTTCGATGTGAAGCTGTATACAAGGAGACTTGTAGCAATGTGTCTTTCCTGTCGAGGGCTACTGTTAAGAAAACTAATCTTTTGAGCTTAGACGTTATAAAAAGAGAACGGTCTCGTGGGCTTCACACCATTGTTGCTGCTAGTCCTCCTACAGAGGATCCTGTTGTTGCTGCAGAACCACTCACTAAAGAGGATCTTGTGGGATATCTTATGTCTGGATGCAAACCTAAAGAGAATTGGAG AATAGGCACAGAACATGAGAAGTTTGGTTTTGAAATTGATACTTTACGGCCCATGAAATACGAACAGATAGCTGGGTTGCTTAATGGTATTGCAGAGAGATTTGACTGGGATAAAGTAATGGAAGGTGATTATATAATTGGACTGAAGCAG GGGAAGCAAAGCATATCACTGGAACCTGGAGGTCAATTTGAACTTAGTGGTGCCCCACTTGAAACATTGCATCAAACTTGTGCTGAAGTTAATTCACACCTGTACCAG GTCAAAGCTGTTGCAGAAGAAATGGGGATTGGATTTCTTGGGATTGGATTTCAGCCCAAATGGGGAATCCAAGACATCCCTGTAATGCCCAAG GGAAGATATGAGATTATGAGGAACTACATGCCCAAAGTTGGCTCACTTGGACTTGATATGATGTTCAGGACATGTACTGTCCAG GTGAACTTGGATTTTAGTTCTGAAGCTGACATGATCAGAAAATTTCGTGCTGGTTTAGCATTACAACCt ATTGCAACAGCATTATTCGCGAACTCACCTTTCAAGGAAGGAAAGCCCAACGGTTATCTCAGTATGAGAAG CCATATCTGGTCGGACACTGATAATAATCGTGCTGGGATGCTTCCCTTTGTCTTCGACGACTCTTTCGG GTTTGAGCAATATGTGGATTATGCCCTTGATGTTCCCATGTACTTTGTTTATCGGAACAACAAGTATGTTGACTGCAGTGGATTGTCCTTCCGG GACTTCTTGAAAGGGAAACTTCCAGTTCTCCCAGGTGAGTTGCCGACGCTAAATGACTGGGAGAATCATCTGACAACTATATTTCCAGAG GTCAGGCTGAAAAGGTATCTGGAGATGAGAGGTGCTGATGGAGGACCATGGAGGCGGTTGTGTGCATTACCTGCATTTTGG GTGGGTTTATTATATGATGAGGACTCCTTACAAAGTGTCATAGACATGACATTTGATTGGACGAATGAAGAAAGGGAGATGCTGAGAAATAAG GTACCAAAATTTGGTCTCAAGACTCCGTTTCGGGATGGATATGTGAAACATATTGCAGAGGATGTTTTGAAATTGGCGAAG GAGGGTTTGGAAAAAAGGGGCTACAAGGAGCTTGGATTCTTAAATGAAGTAGCTGAAGTGGTCAGAACAG